The genomic window TCCGccccaaaaaatatttcttatCACTGATTGGTTCCATgcttgaccaatcacagctgatCTGCAAACGCGAACATGACTGCCTGGTATCCAAGCTAGGACATGATGGACAACTAGCAGCTCCATCCTCTCCACCACAGTGTCAATTAAAGACGTTGTTAGTTTGTTAGCAGCGTATTCTACTGGTGAATTGACGACGCAATGGCTCAGAAGAAAAGTCCCAAAACGCATTCCAAAAGAGGTTTGTGTCCTATCTCACTAACAAGGTAGCCTGTTCCCGGGAATGTGGTGCACAGCACCTCCATTAGCATTCTGTTGTTTGTCTTATCGGTTGTTTACGATGACCAAGAGGGACGTGTTATGATATCGAATACAAGTTATGTAATTCGGCGAACATTCGATCGGTATGATCAGTATGTAATTCAAACCACATCTCGCTAGTTTCTGTCGTACTGCTTTTACACTGAATGAACACATGTCAACATCAGCTGGTGGTAACAGCAGTCTTACAattgtatttgtgttatttatcaTCAGCGAATTTAACAGTTATTCATACCTTCAGTGCATGTCAAACGTTTGTCTTTTTCGGTAAGGTGTAAGTTATTTTACTGTGGGAGAAAAATAAACACGATGGCTTTTCTGATGCAATTTGCTTTTGCGATCTCGTTCGTCAACAAAACACAGTGCCATTTCACAAATCATTAAATGCTTTATGATTGGGAATTTGTATGTGCTTATAGCGAGCACAGTTTTCCCGGGATGGGACATTTGGGGTGATGTGCTTTGTTGGGAACAACAGCAACTAGGAGTTCATTATATAGGCCATATATGATGCTGTCATCACATGCTATGCTGCTTCTTAGAGTGCATTTCTATTAAAGTACTTAAAATCAATTTAGTCACCGGAAGTAGTTTTTAGACTTCTTCGTTTGGGATACctaaattattttgtattataatttttatacaaACTGTGCCATAGGTGACGTCTGTGTGGATGTAGCTCAACTTCTAAGTGCTGCTGTCATGTCGGTTCTCTTGTTACAGCTAAAGAGTTGAGagtgaatcaacagcgcctctgcagTTTGCAGCCAAGTATTGCACACGTCAATTGCTGCAAGATGCAATTAATCAATTCCAAAGACAACGTGGTCAGTGGCAATATTCCTCTAGAGGAAGCCAGGAATGTAATGTCGTAAGCGTTCACACAGTGAAGCGCTGTGCTGCTGATGTGTGCTTTCTGAGGACAACGCGCACACGTGTCAAGGTTGTTTGTGGCCTTAGTTTGTCCTCAGTGGtatctcatacacacacagcgcGTTTGTCAGCTCCAAGAATAGTGGGGATCAGGTTCTGGACCTCACAATTGGTCTGGTTGCGGTGCTGCTGCGAAGAAAAAGCAAGGAGGCGGGGCATGTCTCCCTGTCCTGGTCACTGGCCCGCTGTCGTCTCACTCGAGAGGTTCTCTaaagttttgtgttgtttggatcATCTTCAAGTATTGTGTTGAGATTTGTTAATGCTGCTATTTCTGGGCAAGCATTGGTTTTAATGGTAGTTGAGTGAGCAAGCATTGGTCTCACTGGTTTGGTCCATGCAGCGGTACCGCCACTATggcacctcctcctcttcagtgCCTGTGGAGGAGCTCCACACCACCGAGGAGGAGGTGAGCACTAAGGAACAGGCGGAGGAGCCGCTTGTAAAAGACGAGGCTCAGGATGGCATCCGGACAACAGGTAGGTCCAGCGTGAACTTTGACCCGGCCtttggttgtgtttgtttttcctttctgGGTCATTTGGTTTGATTCTGATAGGAGGCGGGAATGTGGAGGAGGCCCCTTTCACGCAGGAGGCACCGTTGCTCTCTGGTAGGTGGCCCGGATTGGTTGGGTTTGGCCTGGTCTGATTTGCTTTGTCGTGTCCCGGttttgacctttaacctttcTGAGcctgtgcatgtatgtgtttcCTGACATGATTGTCATGTTTGAAGCTCTCAGCTGCTTCACGAGGAACAGCTGCTGTTGGCCCGCCCCGTCGGGCATGTGTTAAATCTGTTCCTGGGTCAGTTTGACCTCTGCTGTTATAAAAGGTGTGAGCCACTTGAACCTGCAGACAACTCGCTAGGGAGGGGCATACAGTAGATCCATTAATTggatataatttaatatttttattgttaaactAATTACATTTATCTTCACACAGCAGACTTTGATACTGAATCatcagtgcctctgctggttgcagccaagtactgcATTCCATTGCATCAAGATTCTATTAATTATTTAGCCTGCCCTTAGTGTCCGCTAATAACAGCCTGTGTATATTTAACAATAACTATTTGTGGTGTGTGGTGTCCTCAGACTCAAAGCCACCATCGTCGGAAAGCAAGAACGGGAAGAAGACGCAGAGCGCCGACGCGGGCGGAGGAACCAAGTATTCTGTCTTCACCTGGTTTGTGGTCCTGGCACTGTTGGGCGTTTGGAGCTCCGTGGCCGTCGTCTACTTCGATATTGTAGACTATGACAGCGTCATTGGTAAGATTGAATGATATATTACATGTAATTACGTCATTTCAATATGCTCTGTCATCATTGTGGAACAAAGCCACAAAGAGAATGCCACATGTTTTTTCATACAGGAACCTGTCACATTGCGGCTTTGAATGTCTCAGACACTTGCTTGAACCACAGATAATTTGCTGACTTTATCCTTTTTGTGGTTTATAATGAACTTCCTGTTTAAGAACGATGAAAGTGTTCAAATAATGAGTCACGTATAGAAGCCCCCCGGTGGCAGGTTTGTGTATTGCTCTCATGCGTGTTACTTGAGGCTATGATGAGCGACAACCATTGAAGGGATGTCAGTGTGACACCTCTGGACGTTTCCCGTCTGTCACCGTCTTTTCTGTGTTGTCTCCGCACGCAGCCAGAGCTGAGGAGTTTCGTTTGAACTTTTCGCAAGCTTTACAAGGTACAGTTTACAGAAACATGTCAAAGTAACTGCGGAGATGCTCTCTCATCCTGgttactttattttgatatttctcTACTCCATGTTCCCACTCATACGCCCCACCTGTGCAGCTTGGCGGCCAGGGGGCGTCTCACCTCACCTGAATGTTAACATCATATTGATCATCCCCCCCCATGTACTTACTTCATTCCATACAATTCCTCTGATGTGTCAAGATACTGGAATATAGCAACAGACAAGAACCTGAGAGGAACTTTAGATGTCCACATATTTACAGGTATGTATTAGTACCTTGCGTGATTGTTTTCTCTACTCTTTCAGGGAAGCTGACGGCCTACGACACAGACGGAGATGGCGACTTTGACGTGGAAGATGCAAAAGTACTGCTGGGCAAGTAccctgtatttattttatcatattcATTTGTTGTATCCATGAGATGGCTGAGGTGGTTTCCAGTAACTTAGTAGAATGCCACATGGTGGGTGGCGTCCATTCCAGCCATGGCGATGAGCCGAGTCGCGTTTTTCTGGGACAACATTGCAATTATGGTGGCAAACTGAAGTCTTTAAGTCCTGGTGTCAttccaaagaaaacacacaacagTCCCAGGCGAGTTGCTCAATGTACATCAAGATGGAAAGGTCAGAGTTGAAACACCTAGCAGGACAGTCAGAGCCAAGATGGCCGCCTCTATTTGTGGCTGAGTAGACAGGAAGTCAAGGCTGTTGGCCGCTCTGTGAAGGACGACTTTAACTcgctttctttctctttcccaTATCATCTTTTATTTGATGGCTTCCTTCCATTATTTCTTCCTTGAGTCACGTTCTTTTCTCTTTAAGTTGCATCCCTCCCTCGCCATCGCCACCCTTTTCTTGTCTTcctccctcgctctctctctctccatctctccttctctctcgtCAGGCCTGACCAAAGATGGCGATGCTAGTGCGAGAGGCGAGTCGCTTGACGAGGTTGTGAATATTTTAGCGGAGGAGGGTTCTGATTGGATGTATGGCTTCTTCACCTTCCTGTATGACGTGGTGAGCTCACCTGGAGAGCGGGGTGAGGAGGATGATGGCAgggatgaagaggaagaggaggctggGATGCAGGAGAAGGGCGGGACTTCTTACCTGGAGGACGAGGAGATCAAAGGAGTCATACTGGACCTGCAGAACCAGTAGAATGGAGTCAGATTGGACGGACAGAAAAAGATATGAAGACAAATTGCGGCAGGGCTTTGAATTCCTCATTTATTAATCACAGATGGTATCCTGTATGTGaagttcattttaatatatgtGTGAATGAGGCTATTTATTGTGTAGAAATAATATTTCATCCTGCacacaacacgcacacacacacgaccaGTGAGACAGAAAGTCTGAGAAGCGGGCACAAACttctgtttttcaaaataaaacacccccaaaaGGAATTTGATGGAGGGCTGGCGTGTCTTCTTTTGCACGTGTCACCAGGTCGGTTGTTGCGTTGATGTTTGGTTTcaccaggtcatgtgaccttagCGCTGTTCACTTCCTGGTCCACAACAACGCTCTCTGCTGTCTGTCGCTTCAGATGAGAGGAAGTTAAAAGGTCCTGCTCGCAGGAGGGCGGCGCATAGGAGAGGTACTCGtgcgtgcgtttgtgtgtggacGGTCAGCATGGTGGCGTCATCCTGCCTGTCTTTATAGTGTAGTGAGGACAGGATGTTTACTACTGctaattgtgtgtttgtgtgttaatcCATGTTGGCTTTTATTGTGTGGTTAGTTTGAGACCATTTCAGTCACACAAGAACGGAACTTTGTTTGTAACCTAAACACTGACATTAGCATTGGCTAATACTCTTGTGGTGATTCTGAACATCTGAacactttctgtgtgtgtgtgtgtgtgtgtgtgtgtgggaagcGCTCAGAGAGCTGGCCGAGGATCCGGATGAAATGGAAGTGAGCCAAGGTAGCGTTTGGATCTCCGTGTGATTTCTAGTAAGTTGATGTGATGTTGGCGACCGAGCAGCTGCTCAGCATTTTATTTTTCCCCATGTGGCGTCACAGAAGAGATTCCAGAGGAAACTATGTCTCAAAAGAACAGGACCCGAGGTACTAAAAGTCCGCTTGCACCCGAGTGAGAACGCACGGCTTTGTTGTCAGTCTGGTCGCGTCTTTGTGCACGATCATCATGCTAACGGTGTGTCGCCACTTCCTATTGGCCGCTACCTTAACCCCTCTCCAAATGGCGTGTGCTCCCTCGCTGATGAGTCGATGATGCCGACTGTATTCCACCTCCAGAACCTCCCGTCCGAGATGCCGCGTTGCGCGCTGCCCTGCAAGAAGAACTGATCAACGAGAAGCTGGAGGCCAAGAGGATTGCTCGCCTCGCCCTGGCTGAGATTAAAAGCCACCTCTCGGAGGAAGACCAAAAGAGGGAGACGGCCTGGGAGCTGAAGATGAAGACCCTGGAGGTCACCCAGGAGCAACTGAAGCTGGAGAGGGAGAGGATAGGCGTGGAAAAGGAGAGGATGCAGGTGGAGAAAAAGAGGATGGAGGTGGAGAGGGAGCGGATGGAATGGGAGAGGGCCGAGAGGGAGAAGGAAAGGATGGAGCGAGAGAGGGCTGAGAGGGAGAAAGAGAGGGCACAGAAGGAAAGGATGGAGTGGGAGAA from Doryrhamphus excisus isolate RoL2022-K1 chromosome 21, RoL_Dexc_1.0, whole genome shotgun sequence includes these protein-coding regions:
- the LOC131108947 gene encoding uncharacterized abhydrolase domain-containing protein DDB_G0269086-like isoform X3, with amino-acid sequence MQRYRHYGTSSSSVPVEELHTTEEEVSTKEQAEEPLVKDEAQDGIRTTGGGNVEEAPFTQEAPLLSDSKPPSSESKNGKKTQSADAGGGTKYSVFTWFVVLALLGVWSSVAVVYFDIVDYDSVIGKLTAYDTDGDGDFDVEDAKVLLDERKLKGPARRRAAHRRALRELAEDPDEMEVSQEEIPEETMSQKNRTREPPVRDAALRAALQEELINEKLEAKRIARLALAEIKSHLSEEDQKRETAWELKMKTLEVTQEQLKLERERIGVEKERMQVEKKRMEVERERMEWERAEREKERMERERAEREKERAQKERMEWEKAEKERREQEKAERQRMDQEKAEREKMEKERIEQEKAAFQKAKEEREHLEKMDRERLVREREKAAKEKEEKERVENERRAREKAEEERKERLQKEQLAKERERLENEKQERERIAREKEKAERERQERERAEKERLTREKARLAQEKAARDKMEAERLHAPKADLRRQEERKANGSQAVEEKPQRASGVAVRKDKGGAGDKMAASVRKK
- the LOC131108947 gene encoding uncharacterized abhydrolase domain-containing protein DDB_G0269086-like isoform X2 produces the protein MQRYRHYGTSSSSVPVEELHTTEEEVSTKEQAEEPLVKDEAQDGIRTTGGGNVEEAPFTQEAPLLSDSKPPSSESKNGKKTQSADAGGGTKYSVFTWFVVLALLGVWSSVAVVYFDIVDYDSVIARAEEFRLNFSQALQGKLTAYDTDGDGDFDVEDAKVLLDERKLKGPARRRAAHRRALRELAEDPDEMEVSQEEIPEETMSQKNRTREPPVRDAALRAALQEELINEKLEAKRIARLALAEIKSHLSEEDQKRETAWELKMKTLEVTQEQLKLERERIGVEKERMQVEKKRMEVERERMEWERAEREKERMERERAEREKERAQKERMEWEKAEKERREQEKAERQRMDQEKAEREKMEKERIEQEKAAFQKAKEEREHLEKMDRERLVREREKAAKEKEEKERVENERRAREKAEEERKERLQKEQLAKERERLENEKQERERIAREKEKAERERQERERAEKERLTREKARLAQEKAARDKMEAERLHAPKADLRRQEERKANGSQAVEEKPQRASGVAVRKDKGGAGDKMAASVRKK
- the LOC131108947 gene encoding uncharacterized abhydrolase domain-containing protein DDB_G0269086-like isoform X4, which produces MQRYRHYGTSSSSVPVEELHTTEEEVSTKEQAEEPLVKDEAQDGIRTTGGGNVEEAPFTQEAPLLSDSKPPSSESKNGKKTQSADAGGGTKYSVFTWFVVLALLGVWSSVAVVYFDIVDYDSVIARAEEFRLNFSQALQGKLTAYDTDGDGDFDVEDAKVLLDERKLKGPARRRAAHRREPPVRDAALRAALQEELINEKLEAKRIARLALAEIKSHLSEEDQKRETAWELKMKTLEVTQEQLKLERERIGVEKERMQVEKKRMEVERERMEWERAEREKERMERERAEREKERAQKERMEWEKAEKERREQEKAERQRMDQEKAEREKMEKERIEQEKAAFQKAKEEREHLEKMDRERLVREREKAAKEKEEKERVENERRAREKAEEERKERLQKEQLAKERERLENEKQERERIAREKEKAERERQERERAEKERLTREKARLAQEKAARDKMEAERLHAPKADLRRQEERKANGSQAVEEKPQRASGVAVRKDKGGAGDKMAASVRKK